One region of Camelina sativa cultivar DH55 chromosome 6, Cs, whole genome shotgun sequence genomic DNA includes:
- the LOC104793227 gene encoding uncharacterized protein LOC104793227 — protein MAFNFFSASLHPISNPSSSSCHRFNQKHLFSPTRVRSERNEIGVTDNDNNNNNDPSSSSFSGSSSSTSSSSSSVRTQLDLLEQLTSTSEGYLSDGGGGGGSRGLTIRDLLAGLVGDRDDDFSIPLGKNLKKVSPKFLTTSQKRNIKRQSYLNEVSRRNDSVFFATIGAFVLLPPLVILAIAILTGYVQLFP, from the exons ATGGCTTTCAACTTCTTCTCCGCTTCTCTTCACCCAAtttcaaatccttcttcttcttcttgtcatcGATTCAATCAAAAACACCTCTTTTCCCCAACACGTGTCCGCTCTGAGAGGAACGAAATCGGCGTCACtgacaacgacaacaacaacaacaacgatccttcttcatcttccttctccG gttcttcttcttctacttcatcttcatcttcatcagtACGCACACAACTAGATCTCCTTGAACAGCTAACCTCAACAAGTGAAG GGTACTTgagtgatggtggtggtggtggtggctcgAGGGGGCTTACTATACGTGACCTATTGGCTGGACTTGTTGGTGACAGAGACGATGATTTCTCCATTCCCTTAGGCAAAAACTTAAAGAAAGTGAGTCCTAAATTCTTAACCACTTCTCAGAAAAGGAACATTAAGAGACAAAGCTACCTTAATGAGGTCTCGAGAAGGAATGATTCTGTTTTCTTTGCTACTATTGGCGCCTTTGTACTCCTTCCTCCTTTAGTGATTCTAGCCATTGCTATCTTAACTGGCTATGTTCAACTCTTCCCATAA
- the LOC104793229 gene encoding GDSL esterase/lipase At2g42990-like, with protein sequence MATHYLSPSILCIILATLVCIVGAKVPAIIVFGDSSVDSGNNNFIPTMARANFEPYGRDFPGGHATGRFCNGRLSSDFTSEAYGLKPTVPAYLDPSYNITNFATGVCFASAGTGYDNATANVLGVIPLWREVEYYKEYQSKLSAYLGHRRAARIIRESLYLVSIGTNDFLENYFTLPDRRSQFSISQYQDFLIEIAEVFLKDLYRLGARKMSFTGISPMGCLPLERVTNLGDPFSCAQSYNNLAVDFNGRLRKLVMKLNRELTGMRIFFANPYDIIWDIVTKPDLYGLEVSSSACCGTGLFEMGFLCGRNNMLTCSDANKFVFWDAFHPTERTNKIVSDHFFKHLKNLFH encoded by the exons ATGGCAACACATTATTTGTCACCATCAATATTATGCATTATTTTGGCCACTCTTGTCTGCATTGTCGGAGCAAAAGTCCCGGCGATTATAGTCTTTGGTGACTCTTCCGTAGATTCCGGCAATAACAACTTCATACCAACAATGGCCAGAGCCAATTTCGAGCCTTACGGTCGTGACTTTCCCGGGGGTCACGCCACCGGCCGATTTTGTAACGGTCGTCTCTCTTCCGATTTCACTTCCGAGGCTTATGGCCTTAAACCAACCGTGCCAGCCTACCTTGATCCGTCCTACAATATCACTAATTTCGCCACCGGGGTTTGCTTCGCGTCCGCCGGCACAGGCTATGATAATGCCACGGCCAATGTGCTT ggCGTGATTCCATTATGGAGAGAAGTAGAGTACTATAAGGAATACCAAAGCAAACTTTCCGCCTATCTTGGCCACCGTAGAGCTGCCAGAATCATCAGAGAATCTCTGTACTTAGTCAGCATAGGAACCAACGATTTCCTTGAGAACTACTTCACATTACCGGACAGGAGATCTCAGTTCAGCATCAGTCAATATCAAGACTTTCTGATCGAGATAGCCGAGGTGTTCTTAAAGGATCTTTACAGGCTCGGAGCTCGGAAAATGTCTTTTACCGGAATATCGCCTATGGGATGTCTACCATTGGAGAGAGTGACGAATCTTGGTGACCCTTTCAGCTGTGCTCAGAGTTATAATAACTTGGCTGTTGATTTCAACGGGAGATTGAGAAAATTGGTGATGAAGTTGAATAGAGAGCTCACTGGAATGAGGATTTTCTTTGCTAATCCGTACGATATCATTTGGGATATTGTAACCAAACCTGATCTTTACGGTCTAGAGGTATCTAGTTCTGCATGTTGCGGCACGGGATTGTTCGAGATGGGATTTCTTTGCGGCCGGAACAATATGTTAACTTGCAGTGATGCGAATAAGTTCGTTTTCTGGGACGCATTTCATCCCACCGAGAGGACTAATAAGATTGTGTCCGATCACTTTTTCAAGCATCTCAAGAATCTGTTTCATtga